A portion of the Flavobacterium limnophilum genome contains these proteins:
- the rpmB gene encoding 50S ribosomal protein L28 gives MSRVCDLTGKRAMVGNNVSHAMNKTKRKFSVNLVKKRFYLPEEDRWITLRVAASTVKTINKNGIAAVLKKAQAEGFIK, from the coding sequence ATGTCTAGAGTTTGTGACCTTACAGGTAAAAGAGCGATGGTAGGAAATAACGTTTCTCACGCTATGAATAAAACTAAGAGAAAGTTTTCTGTAAACTTAGTTAAAAAGCGTTTTTATCTTCCAGAAGAAGATAGATGGATTACTCTAAGAGTAGCTGCATCGACGGTAAAAACAATTAACAAAAATGGAATTGCTGCAGTTTTGAAAAAAGCACAAGCAGAAGGATTTATTAAATAA
- a CDS encoding DUF721 domain-containing protein: MAKRLNNQSTVGDILQQIIQVNKLQGGMDQIDVREAWKNLMGNGVNHYTKNVVLKGSTLYVELSSAVLREELSHGKSKIVAMINEELRRDVVKDVVLR; the protein is encoded by the coding sequence ATGGCGAAAAGACTAAATAATCAAAGTACGGTTGGCGATATTCTGCAACAAATTATCCAAGTAAATAAGTTGCAAGGCGGTATGGATCAAATTGACGTGAGAGAGGCCTGGAAAAATTTGATGGGCAACGGCGTGAATCATTATACAAAAAATGTGGTTTTGAAAGGAAGTACCTTGTATGTGGAACTTTCTTCGGCAGTTTTGCGGGAAGAACTGAGCCACGGGAAATCTAAAATTGTGGCTATGATCAACGAAGAATTGCGTCGTGATGTGGTGAAGGACGTTGTTCTTAGATAG
- the ftsY gene encoding signal recognition particle-docking protein FtsY yields MSFFKKIFSSEKKETLDKGLEKSKTSFFSKLTKAVAGKSKVDDEVLDNLEEILVSSDVGVNTTLKIITRIEKRVAEDKFLGTDELNQILREEIAGLLSEIDSGEATEFVIPINTKPYVLMVVGVNGVGKTTTIGKLAYQFKKAGYKVVLGAADTFRAAAIDQLQIWADRVGVPIVRQNMGSDPASVAFDTLQSAVAQNADIVIIDTAGRLHNKINLMNELTKVKRVMQKVVADAPHDVMLVIDGSTGQNAFEQAKQFTAATEVTSLAVTKLDGTAKGGVVIGISDQFQIPVKYIGVGEGIEDLQVFNKYEFVDSFFK; encoded by the coding sequence ATGAGTTTTTTTAAAAAAATATTTTCTTCAGAAAAAAAGGAAACTTTAGACAAAGGTCTAGAGAAATCGAAAACGTCTTTCTTTTCCAAGTTGACCAAAGCCGTTGCCGGTAAATCAAAGGTGGACGATGAGGTTCTGGATAATCTGGAAGAAATTCTTGTTTCTTCAGATGTTGGAGTTAATACAACTCTTAAAATCATCACTAGAATTGAAAAACGTGTTGCCGAAGACAAATTTCTTGGAACCGATGAATTAAACCAAATCCTTCGAGAAGAAATTGCAGGGCTGCTTTCAGAAATTGATTCTGGTGAAGCCACCGAATTTGTCATTCCAATCAATACCAAACCTTATGTTTTGATGGTTGTGGGAGTGAATGGAGTTGGGAAAACTACCACTATCGGAAAATTGGCTTACCAATTCAAAAAAGCTGGGTATAAAGTGGTTCTTGGTGCAGCTGATACTTTTCGTGCAGCAGCTATCGACCAATTACAAATTTGGGCAGACCGAGTTGGTGTTCCCATCGTGAGACAAAATATGGGAAGCGATCCAGCTTCCGTAGCTTTTGACACTTTGCAATCCGCAGTTGCTCAAAATGCCGATATTGTCATTATTGATACAGCAGGTCGTTTGCACAACAAAATCAATCTGATGAACGAGTTGACCAAAGTAAAACGCGTGATGCAAAAAGTCGTTGCCGATGCGCCACACGACGTCATGTTGGTTATTGATGGCTCAACAGGTCAAAATGCTTTTGAACAAGCCAAGCAATTTACCGCGGCTACCGAAGTAACCTCGCTTGCAGTTACCAAATTGGACGGAACTGCCAAAGGTGGTGTCGTTATCGGGATTTCTGATCAATTCCAGATTCCGGTGAAATACATTGGAGTGGGTGAAGGAATCGAGGATTTACAGGTTTTCAATAAATATGAGTTTGTTGATAGTTTTTTTAAATAA
- a CDS encoding DUF4295 domain-containing protein encodes MAKKTVASLQTSSKRLSKAIKMVKSPKTGAYTFVESIMAPEAVDEFLKKK; translated from the coding sequence ATGGCAAAGAAAACCGTAGCATCGTTACAAACATCTTCCAAGAGATTATCAAAAGCCATCAAAATGGTAAAATCTCCTAAAACAGGTGCATATACATTCGTAGAATCTATTATGGCTCCTGAAGCAGTTGATGAATTCTTGAAAAAGAAATAA
- a CDS encoding MFS transporter, giving the protein MKNNSNPTKVNSLTHVLFGSLIGTTIEFFDFYIYANAAVLVFPQLFFPGSDPTTSTIESLATFSIAFFARPIGSAVFGHFGDKIGRKATLVAALLTMGISTVSIGLLPTYQSIGIVAPLLLMLCRFGQGLGLGGEWGGAVLLAIENAPPGKRAWYGMFPQLGAPIGLLLSGGTFLLLSDLLTEEQFFDYGWRIPFIASSLLVVVGFYIRLKITETPSFENALETKKQVEIPLMTILKSYKWELIFGTLAAVATFVTFYLMTVFSLSWATTDLGFSRRDFLIIQLFSILFFVAGIPVSAVLADKLGRKKILVFISTLIALFGFTFSFFMESESTPMITTFVCIGMGLMGLTYGPVGTFLSELFPTEVRYSGASLTFNLAGILGASFAPLIAIWLAKNYGIAYVGLYLSVAALISVLALLAIRKKEEKF; this is encoded by the coding sequence ATGAAGAACAATTCCAATCCCACCAAAGTAAATTCGCTAACACACGTACTTTTTGGAAGTTTAATAGGCACCACCATCGAGTTTTTTGATTTTTATATTTATGCCAATGCGGCGGTTTTGGTATTCCCACAATTGTTTTTTCCGGGTTCAGATCCTACGACTTCCACGATCGAATCCTTGGCTACTTTTTCGATTGCCTTTTTTGCCAGACCCATTGGTTCGGCAGTTTTTGGGCATTTTGGAGACAAAATTGGGCGTAAAGCCACCTTGGTTGCGGCTTTGTTGACGATGGGGATTTCTACAGTTAGCATCGGATTGTTGCCAACCTATCAAAGTATCGGAATCGTTGCGCCGTTGTTATTGATGCTTTGTCGTTTTGGACAAGGTTTGGGTTTGGGAGGCGAATGGGGTGGTGCGGTTTTGTTGGCCATCGAAAATGCGCCTCCGGGAAAACGTGCTTGGTATGGAATGTTTCCGCAATTGGGTGCGCCAATTGGGTTGTTGCTTTCGGGTGGAACTTTTTTGCTTTTAAGTGATTTGTTGACCGAAGAACAATTTTTTGATTATGGTTGGAGAATTCCATTCATCGCCAGTTCATTATTGGTTGTGGTTGGGTTTTACATTCGATTGAAAATCACCGAAACGCCTTCTTTCGAGAATGCTTTGGAGACCAAGAAACAAGTAGAAATTCCGTTGATGACGATTTTGAAATCCTATAAATGGGAATTGATTTTCGGAACTTTGGCTGCGGTGGCGACTTTTGTGACCTTCTATTTAATGACCGTTTTCAGTTTGAGTTGGGCAACCACTGATTTAGGATTTAGCCGTCGTGATTTTTTAATCATCCAGTTGTTTTCGATCTTGTTTTTTGTGGCTGGAATTCCTGTTTCGGCAGTTTTGGCGGATAAATTGGGACGAAAAAAAATATTGGTTTTTATATCTACTTTGATAGCCCTTTTTGGATTCACTTTTTCATTCTTTATGGAATCGGAAAGCACGCCGATGATAACCACTTTTGTTTGTATCGGAATGGGATTGATGGGACTGACTTACGGGCCGGTGGGAACATTCTTGTCGGAGTTGTTCCCTACGGAAGTTCGGTATTCCGGTGCTTCTTTGACCTTTAATTTGGCGGGAATTTTGGGAGCTTCTTTTGCGCCACTTATCGCCATTTGGTTGGCCAAAAATTATGGAATTGCCTACGTTGGCTTGTATTTGTCGGTTGCTGCCTTGATTTCGGTTTTGGCACTTTTGGCCATTCGAAAAAAAGAGGAAAAGTTTTAA
- the bshC gene encoding bacillithiol biosynthesis cysteine-adding enzyme BshC, translated as MPTDCISYQNSGYFSPLMNDYLDQNPNLQSLYNRFPNLENFESQIKEKKTNYTNENRAVLVSVLKNQYSKIATSALTQQNIEALASPETFTITTGHQLNLFSGPLYFLYKIISTINLTKELKAKYPSENFVPIYWMATEDHDFDEINYFNFKGRKFRWNKESTGPVGRLSTEGLEDFLEVYTLELGAGKNAEAIKKLFQESYLDHSNLADATRFLANQLFGEYGLVILDADDKDLKRTFIPYIKEELTLQTSHKKVLETTEKLKNYTIQVNPREINLFYMEDDLRERIIFENGKYSVNNTKMEFSETEILTLLENYPEKFSPNVIMRPLYQEVILPNLCYIGGGGEIAYWLELKSFFDAVNVTFPILLLRNSALLAYEKQAKKADKLELSWSDLFSKQTDLVNQKTKLLDDFSIDLSIQKDFLKNQFHYLHSLAQKTDKSFLGAVKAQEAKQIKGLENLEKRLLKAQKKKHSDELERITDLQNELFPNKSLQERQTNFSEFYLENGKELIQKLITQLKPLDTKFEVIVF; from the coding sequence ATGCCAACCGACTGTATCAGCTACCAAAACTCTGGATATTTTTCTCCTTTAATGAACGATTATTTAGACCAAAACCCTAATTTACAGTCACTTTACAACCGTTTTCCAAATCTTGAAAATTTCGAATCGCAAATAAAAGAAAAGAAAACCAACTACACTAATGAAAATCGAGCTGTTTTGGTTTCGGTTTTAAAAAATCAATATTCCAAAATTGCTACTTCTGCCTTGACCCAACAAAATATTGAAGCCCTGGCAAGTCCAGAAACTTTTACCATTACGACTGGACATCAGCTCAATTTATTTTCCGGCCCATTGTATTTTTTGTACAAAATTATTTCGACCATCAATCTGACAAAGGAATTAAAGGCAAAATATCCATCAGAAAATTTTGTACCCATTTATTGGATGGCAACCGAAGACCACGATTTTGACGAAATCAATTATTTTAATTTCAAAGGTCGAAAATTTCGCTGGAACAAGGAAAGCACCGGTCCCGTTGGACGATTATCTACCGAAGGATTGGAAGATTTCCTTGAAGTTTACACTCTTGAATTGGGTGCCGGCAAAAATGCCGAAGCCATCAAGAAACTTTTTCAGGAATCTTATTTGGACCATTCCAATTTAGCCGATGCCACTCGTTTCTTGGCAAACCAACTTTTTGGTGAATATGGCTTGGTAATTTTGGATGCGGACGATAAAGATTTAAAACGAACTTTTATACCGTATATAAAGGAAGAATTAACGTTGCAGACTTCCCATAAAAAAGTTCTCGAAACTACCGAGAAACTAAAAAACTACACCATTCAAGTCAATCCACGGGAGATTAATTTGTTTTATATGGAAGATGATTTGCGGGAACGCATCATTTTCGAAAACGGAAAATACAGCGTAAACAATACCAAAATGGAATTTTCGGAAACCGAGATTCTTACTTTATTGGAAAATTATCCCGAAAAATTCAGTCCCAACGTGATTATGCGTCCGTTGTACCAAGAAGTTATTTTGCCCAATTTATGCTACATTGGCGGAGGCGGAGAAATTGCCTATTGGCTGGAACTAAAATCATTTTTCGATGCAGTGAATGTTACTTTCCCTATACTTTTACTTCGAAATTCAGCCTTGTTGGCCTACGAAAAACAAGCCAAAAAAGCGGATAAATTAGAACTGTCTTGGAGCGATTTATTTTCGAAACAAACCGATTTGGTTAACCAAAAAACAAAATTGTTGGATGATTTCTCAATTGACTTGTCCATTCAAAAAGATTTTTTAAAAAACCAGTTTCATTACCTCCATAGTTTGGCGCAAAAAACCGATAAATCATTTCTTGGCGCCGTAAAAGCACAGGAAGCCAAACAAATTAAAGGCTTGGAAAATCTGGAAAAACGTTTGTTAAAAGCCCAAAAAAAGAAACATTCCGACGAATTGGAACGAATCACGGACTTGCAAAACGAATTGTTTCCCAACAAAAGTTTACAGGAACGCCAAACCAATTTCTCTGAATTTTATTTAGAAAACGGAAAGGAGTTGATTCAAAAATTAATTACCCAATTGAAACCTTTGGATACTAAATTTGAAGTTATAGTATTCTAG
- a CDS encoding lipocalin family protein, whose protein sequence is MKNIFKILFLSFLFVACQQKIKPEDIAKINGYWEIEKVVFDQGKDKEYGINESYDYFQIDKNNKGFRKKVMPQLDGTFIVNDSQEDVKIRFQEDKVFFDYVTPYAKWSEELITISDKKLVFKNAEKKEYHYKKAEPLNILGDGEKTK, encoded by the coding sequence ATGAAAAACATTTTTAAAATTCTATTCTTGTCGTTTCTTTTTGTTGCTTGCCAGCAAAAAATAAAACCCGAAGATATCGCCAAAATTAACGGCTATTGGGAAATTGAAAAAGTGGTTTTTGACCAAGGAAAAGACAAGGAATACGGCATCAACGAAAGTTATGATTATTTCCAGATTGACAAGAACAACAAAGGTTTCCGAAAGAAAGTGATGCCGCAGTTGGACGGAACTTTTATAGTGAATGATTCGCAAGAAGATGTAAAAATACGATTCCAAGAGGACAAGGTCTTTTTTGATTATGTCACGCCTTATGCCAAATGGAGTGAGGAATTAATTACCATTTCTGATAAAAAATTGGTTTTTAAAAATGCCGAGAAAAAAGAATACCATTACAAGAAAGCAGAACCACTAAATATTTTGGGCGATGGCGAAAAGACTAAATAA
- a CDS encoding serine hydrolase domain-containing protein, whose protein sequence is MSKIIYSLLTLLLFSSCSSDSTTPTPSPTDTAYFPPLTGDVWETKSIANLGWKQTAVQPLLDYLALKNSKGFIILVNGRIVMENYFNGHSATTPWYWASAGKTLTSTVTGIAQQEGLLNINNKVSDYIGTGWTSLPLAKENLITNKHLLTMTSGLEDITNGDAVDPAHLTYKADAGTRWAYHNVYVKLQDVVASASGQNWPNYFNTKLRDKIGMTGTWLQVDNNSVYYSTTRSMARFGLLMLNKGKWENTTILNETYFNEATNTSQNINLGYGYLWWLNGKSSYHLPQSQLQLSGSIIPSGPNDMYMALGKNDQKIYVIPSKKMVVIRMGDAADSVNLALSDFDDVLWQKINALYQ, encoded by the coding sequence ATGTCAAAAATAATCTATAGTTTACTGACCCTATTGTTGTTTTCCAGTTGTAGCTCTGATTCAACAACTCCAACACCTAGTCCAACGGATACAGCCTATTTTCCACCGCTGACAGGCGATGTTTGGGAAACAAAATCCATAGCCAATTTAGGCTGGAAGCAAACTGCCGTTCAACCATTACTGGATTATTTGGCACTCAAAAACTCCAAAGGGTTTATCATACTCGTAAATGGTAGAATTGTAATGGAAAATTATTTCAACGGACATTCCGCAACAACGCCTTGGTATTGGGCAAGTGCCGGAAAAACATTAACATCAACCGTAACCGGAATTGCCCAACAGGAAGGTTTACTGAATATCAACAACAAAGTTTCAGATTATATTGGAACAGGCTGGACGAGTTTACCTTTGGCAAAAGAAAACTTGATTACCAATAAGCATTTACTTACCATGACTTCTGGCCTGGAAGACATTACCAATGGTGATGCCGTTGATCCAGCACATCTCACCTACAAAGCCGATGCAGGAACACGCTGGGCATACCACAACGTGTATGTGAAATTGCAAGATGTTGTTGCTTCGGCTTCTGGACAAAATTGGCCTAACTATTTTAATACAAAATTGAGGGACAAAATAGGAATGACGGGAACTTGGCTACAAGTGGACAACAATAGTGTATATTATAGTACCACCAGAAGTATGGCGCGTTTTGGTTTGCTGATGCTCAACAAAGGAAAATGGGAAAACACAACCATTCTAAACGAAACTTATTTTAATGAAGCCACGAATACTTCACAAAACATCAATTTGGGCTACGGCTATTTATGGTGGTTAAACGGAAAATCGAGTTATCATTTACCACAATCCCAACTGCAATTATCTGGAAGTATCATTCCTTCTGGGCCAAATGACATGTATATGGCTTTGGGCAAGAACGACCAAAAAATCTACGTGATTCCAAGCAAAAAAATGGTGGTCATTCGAATGGGTGATGCGGCCGATAGCGTGAATCTGGCTTTATCCGATTTTGATGATGTTTTGTGGCAAAAAATTAATGCTTTGTATCAATAA
- the rpmG gene encoding 50S ribosomal protein L33 → MAKKAKGNRIQVILECTEHKTSGVAGTSRYITTKNKKNTPDRLEIKKFNPILKKVTVHKEIK, encoded by the coding sequence ATGGCAAAGAAAGCAAAAGGAAATAGAATCCAGGTAATTTTAGAATGTACTGAACACAAAACATCAGGTGTTGCGGGAACTTCAAGATACATAACAACAAAGAACAAAAAAAATACTCCAGACAGATTAGAGATTAAAAAATTTAATCCAATCTTGAAGAAAGTAACTGTTCACAAAGAAATTAAATAA
- a CDS encoding T9SS type B sorting domain-containing protein, whose product MLFSSTGNAQDFQWARQIKGITYDYADFANGLAVDSNENTYTVGSTESPLFDLDPTVTGTEIIDNTIINNSFRGTYLIKTDKDGNYLWGLTFALNKGNFNGNDTGFDVKIGSDGNVYLLLSLSELNTSLNVMDTFIKIIKISPSGNILTSTSIKQNYGFNNNMYVYSFDLDNQNNIFLSGWFVGNISINNNPNLILNNANGIGNYLLKINNNGNFDWAKQFNIGDNSYNKLIVRPDGNINMLIHNYNNYRLYNIDNVNKSIIWQKDFVNQGHRTFDVSNNGITILGNKNYYDTIDVDPSSAVFNVSGFNTSFLIFLNLNGDLIDVKQFEKPTNGDITFTAVTTDNDGNYFFGGQFKDTIDLDPSSNIFNLTSNGYDGEAFYLKLDSNRNFDSAFKLGDENPKLSPYNNCYFIEIKGIKIVNKNNYLMGDFMWTCDFDPSTTTQYTLKTVNSGTINRDGFILKLGPCDDSKVVGDTNQSFCSAKNPTISDINPNSSSINWYDSSNSNTPLAKTTPLLDNKKYYATRKNGNCPESTERLEVLIHISSSPQAPTSINPEFCKSDNAKLADISISGQNLKWYANVSDVSNIPITTLLENGSTYYVSQTVNGCESPRTPILVLIHNTALPTTTSPQPFCIQQNATLNSIAISGQNIKWYDALTNGHLLADTTLLQNGITYYASQTINGCESERAPVLINIQNTATPTGNSTQTFCASQNPTLNTFVISGTSIKWYDNSTAGNVLPISTLLLDGQTYYASQTLNGCESPTRLAITVALISTLPANNYAELFCDDLNDGTETVNLNSYNSSIISNTATYNFSYYNSLTGAENETASSKINNFSSYKLALGENKIYVRINSNTPCYAIAELKLTLLSKPKITIEDIVPICESNSVTIDAGAGFDHYLWSNGEITQTITASNPGNFSVTVTNDYTTISCSSTKNFTVKESGKASIKSIETLDWTDTENTISVIATGKGVYEYSIDGSNYQDSNVFPGLASGKYIIHVRDKNNCGIIKTDEIYLLMFPKFFTSNGDGFNDAWKIKFADVEEGLTVKIFDRYGKLIKMLSNVTDGWNGTFNGTELPATDYWFIVTRANGTEYKGHFSLKR is encoded by the coding sequence ATGCTATTTTCTTCTACTGGTAATGCGCAAGATTTCCAATGGGCAAGACAAATAAAAGGAATAACTTATGATTATGCTGATTTTGCAAACGGATTGGCAGTTGATAGCAATGAGAATACTTATACTGTAGGCAGTACTGAATCTCCATTATTTGATCTTGATCCAACTGTCACAGGGACAGAAATCATTGATAATACTATCATAAACAATAGTTTTCGAGGAACTTATTTGATAAAAACAGACAAAGATGGCAACTATCTTTGGGGATTAACATTTGCATTAAACAAAGGTAATTTCAATGGAAATGATACAGGATTTGATGTAAAAATTGGATCGGATGGTAATGTATATCTTTTATTATCACTAAGTGAATTAAATACTTCTTTAAATGTTATGGATACATTTATAAAAATTATAAAAATATCTCCTTCTGGAAACATTTTAACTTCAACAAGTATTAAACAAAACTACGGATTCAACAACAATATGTATGTTTATTCATTTGACTTAGATAATCAAAATAACATTTTTCTAAGCGGTTGGTTTGTGGGAAATATTTCAATAAACAACAATCCAAACTTAATTTTAAATAATGCCAATGGAATTGGCAACTATCTCCTTAAAATAAATAATAATGGCAATTTTGATTGGGCAAAACAGTTTAACATAGGCGACAATTCTTATAACAAATTAATTGTAAGACCTGATGGAAACATCAATATGCTTATACACAATTATAATAATTATAGGTTGTACAATATTGACAATGTAAATAAATCGATAATCTGGCAAAAAGATTTTGTAAATCAAGGACATAGAACTTTTGATGTTTCAAATAATGGAATTACGATACTTGGTAATAAAAATTATTATGACACAATTGATGTAGATCCTTCTTCTGCTGTCTTTAATGTCTCTGGATTTAATACCAGTTTTTTAATTTTTTTAAATTTAAATGGTGATTTAATAGATGTAAAACAATTTGAAAAACCTACAAATGGTGATATTACATTTACTGCAGTTACAACTGATAATGATGGAAATTATTTCTTTGGAGGACAATTTAAAGATACTATCGATTTAGACCCGTCTAGTAACATTTTCAATCTAACATCTAATGGCTACGATGGTGAAGCATTCTATTTAAAACTTGATTCAAATAGAAATTTTGATAGTGCATTTAAACTTGGAGATGAAAACCCAAAATTAAGTCCTTATAATAATTGCTATTTTATTGAAATTAAAGGGATAAAAATAGTAAATAAAAACAATTATTTAATGGGCGATTTTATGTGGACTTGTGATTTCGACCCTTCAACGACTACACAATATACGTTGAAAACCGTAAATAGTGGTACAATAAATAGAGACGGATTTATCCTAAAACTTGGACCTTGCGACGATAGTAAAGTTGTTGGAGATACAAATCAATCATTTTGTTCTGCTAAAAACCCAACAATTAGTGATATTAATCCAAACTCTAGTTCAATAAACTGGTATGATTCAAGCAATTCTAATACACCACTTGCAAAAACCACTCCTCTTCTAGATAATAAAAAATATTATGCAACTCGAAAAAACGGAAACTGTCCAGAAAGCACTGAACGATTAGAAGTATTAATTCACATCTCATCAAGTCCGCAAGCACCAACATCTATAAATCCTGAATTTTGTAAAAGCGACAATGCTAAACTAGCAGATATCAGCATTTCTGGGCAAAATTTAAAATGGTATGCAAACGTATCAGATGTTTCAAATATACCTATTACTACTTTATTAGAAAATGGCTCAACTTATTATGTTTCACAAACCGTAAATGGTTGCGAAAGCCCAAGAACTCCAATTCTAGTTCTAATACATAATACAGCATTGCCAACAACAACCTCACCTCAACCCTTCTGCATCCAGCAAAATGCAACTTTAAATTCCATTGCCATCTCAGGGCAAAACATAAAATGGTACGATGCTTTGACCAATGGACATCTATTAGCAGACACAACATTATTACAAAACGGAATAACTTACTATGCTTCACAAACCATAAACGGCTGCGAAAGCGAAAGAGCTCCAGTTTTAATAAACATTCAAAACACGGCAACTCCAACTGGAAATTCAACACAAACTTTTTGCGCCAGCCAAAACCCAACCCTAAATACTTTTGTAATTTCTGGAACTTCTATAAAATGGTATGATAATTCAACCGCAGGGAACGTTTTGCCAATTTCAACTCTTCTACTAGATGGACAAACCTATTATGCTTCACAAACTCTAAATGGTTGTGAAAGCCCAACCAGATTAGCCATAACTGTTGCGTTAATTTCTACTTTACCTGCAAATAATTATGCTGAATTATTCTGTGATGATTTGAATGACGGTACAGAAACCGTGAATTTAAACAGTTATAATTCCAGCATCATTTCAAATACTGCCACTTACAATTTCTCTTATTACAATTCCCTTACCGGTGCGGAAAATGAAACAGCAAGCAGTAAAATAAATAATTTTTCAAGTTACAAATTAGCTTTGGGAGAGAACAAAATCTATGTTCGCATCAATTCTAATACGCCTTGTTACGCCATTGCCGAATTGAAATTGACCCTTTTGTCCAAACCTAAAATTACCATTGAAGACATCGTGCCAATATGCGAAAGCAACAGTGTTACGATTGATGCCGGAGCTGGTTTTGATCATTATTTATGGTCAAACGGAGAAATTACGCAGACAATAACGGCATCCAATCCGGGTAATTTTTCGGTAACCGTGACGAATGATTATACAACTATTTCTTGCTCTAGCACTAAAAATTTCACGGTAAAGGAATCCGGCAAAGCCTCCATAAAAAGTATAGAAACACTTGACTGGACAGATACCGAAAACACAATAAGCGTCATTGCCACAGGGAAAGGTGTTTACGAATATTCCATTGATGGATCAAATTACCAAGACAGCAACGTTTTCCCGGGGTTGGCAAGTGGCAAATACATTATTCACGTAAGAGATAAAAATAATTGTGGAATAATAAAAACCGATGAAATATATCTGTTAATGTTCCCTAAATTCTTTACTTCAAACGGCGACGGATTTAATGACGCTTGGAAAATCAAATTCGCGGATGTTGAAGAAGGTTTGACCGTAAAAATATTCGACCGTTATGGCAAACTAATCAAAATGTTAAGTAACGTTACCGATGGCTGGAACGGAACATTCAACGGAACCGAACTTCCTGCCACCGATTATTGGTTTATAGTGACAAGAGCCAACGGCACTGAATACAAAGGGCATTTTAGTTTGAAACGATAA
- a CDS encoding nucleoside-diphosphate kinase, protein MATNRTFTMIKPDAVANGHIGNILAMITNAGFKIVSLKLTQLTVADAQAFYAVHAARPFYGELVEFMSRGPIVAAILEKENAVEDFRTLIGATNPAEAAEGTIRKTYATSIGENAVHGSDSDENAAIEGTFHFAGREQF, encoded by the coding sequence ATGGCTACAAATAGAACTTTTACAATGATCAAACCGGATGCGGTTGCAAACGGACACATCGGAAATATATTGGCGATGATTACCAACGCTGGTTTCAAAATCGTTTCCTTAAAATTAACACAATTGACAGTGGCTGACGCACAAGCTTTTTATGCCGTTCACGCTGCAAGACCTTTCTACGGAGAATTGGTGGAATTTATGTCAAGAGGGCCAATAGTTGCCGCCATCTTGGAAAAAGAAAACGCCGTGGAAGATTTCAGGACTTTGATTGGAGCCACAAATCCAGCCGAAGCTGCCGAAGGAACAATACGTAAAACATACGCCACTTCTATTGGAGAAAATGCAGTTCACGGTTCTGACAGTGATGAAAATGCAGCCATCGAAGGTACTTTCCACTTTGCAGGAAGAGAGCAGTTCTAA